A single window of Meiothermus sp. DNA harbors:
- a CDS encoding UbiX family flavin prenyltransferase: MSIPKRLVVGLSGASGMPYALDLLQTLRRMPDLETHLVMTQGAKRVLVEEAERSVEAVEALAHVVHRSSDLGAAVASGSFRTIGMVIVPCSATTLAKVAYGLADNLLTRAAYVTLKERRPLVLVPREAPLPLPSLEAMVKAAQAGATILPAAPGFYHKPQHLDDLLAFITQRILDLLGLDYPRAPRWKEMVELELD, encoded by the coding sequence ATGAGCATTCCCAAGCGTCTGGTGGTGGGGCTTTCGGGGGCCTCCGGGATGCCCTATGCCCTCGACCTGCTGCAAACCTTGCGCCGTATGCCTGACCTGGAAACCCACCTGGTCATGACCCAGGGCGCCAAGCGGGTGCTGGTGGAGGAAGCCGAGCGGAGCGTGGAGGCCGTAGAGGCCCTGGCCCACGTGGTACACCGCAGCAGCGACCTGGGTGCGGCGGTGGCTTCGGGCAGTTTTCGCACCATTGGGATGGTCATTGTGCCCTGTAGCGCGACCACCCTTGCCAAGGTGGCCTATGGCCTGGCCGACAACCTGCTGACCCGGGCGGCCTACGTCACCCTGAAGGAGCGCCGCCCCCTGGTGCTGGTGCCGCGCGAGGCGCCCCTGCCTTTGCCCAGCCTCGAGGCCATGGTCAAGGCGGCCCAGGCGGGGGCCACCATTCTGCCCGCCGCACCCGGCTTCTACCACAAGCCCCAGCACCTAGACGACCTGCTGGCCTTCATCACCCAGCGTATCCTGGACTTGTTGGGGCTGGATTACCCCAGGGCGCCGCGCTGGAAGGAGATGGTGGAACTCGAGCTCGACTAG
- a CDS encoding uracil-DNA glycosylase, whose amino-acid sequence MSLEALQTQITACRACPRLVAWREQVGREKRAAYRHAEYWAKPVPGFGDFGARILIFGLAPGAHGSNRTGRPFTGDASGDFLYPALYRAGLASQPTSSHPGDGLELHGVYITAAVRCAPPGNKPSPQEIATCAAWTRQELAYLQNLKVYLALGRIAHQALLEYHGLRRSAHPFAHGSEYHLGERVLLSSYHVSRQNTQTGKLTAAMFDAILERAKSLADSS is encoded by the coding sequence ATGAGTCTCGAGGCCCTTCAAACCCAAATCACAGCCTGCCGCGCCTGCCCCCGCCTGGTGGCGTGGCGCGAACAGGTCGGACGGGAAAAACGCGCCGCCTATCGTCATGCCGAATACTGGGCCAAGCCCGTACCGGGTTTTGGCGACTTTGGTGCTCGTATCCTAATTTTTGGCCTGGCCCCCGGCGCCCACGGCTCCAACCGCACCGGGCGGCCTTTTACCGGCGATGCCTCGGGCGACTTTCTGTACCCGGCCCTCTACCGCGCCGGGCTCGCCAGTCAACCCACCTCGAGCCACCCAGGCGACGGGCTGGAACTACACGGGGTATACATCACGGCTGCCGTGCGCTGCGCACCTCCGGGCAACAAACCTAGCCCCCAGGAGATTGCTACATGCGCTGCTTGGACCCGGCAGGAGCTGGCTTACTTGCAAAACCTAAAGGTCTATCTGGCTCTAGGTCGGATTGCCCACCAAGCCCTTCTGGAGTATCACGGCCTGCGCAGGTCAGCCCATCCCTTTGCCCACGGCAGCGAGTACCACTTGGGTGAGCGGGTTTTGTTGAGCTCGTACCACGTCAGTCGTCAGAACACCCAGACCGGCAAGCTAACAGCGGCCATGTTCGATGCGATTCTCGAGCGGGCAAAAAGTCTGGCCGATAGCTCATAA
- a CDS encoding undecaprenyl-diphosphate phosphatase — MTIFEAFILGLLEGLTEFLPISSTGHLTLAAHLLKLDIENDPFIKSFIIVIQLGAILAVLALYFRRFLRDMEVWKRIIVAFIPTGILGFLLADVIENVFLGNDLIVVVNLIGVGVLLLFVDRWLQHHKRYDDVNQMPVPQAVLIGLFQAVAMMPGVSRSGATIVGGMALGMSRKAAAEFSFILAVPTMLSATGFSLLRHLNEFRADSWGLLAVGFITAFVAALLTVRWLLGFVSRNSFVPFAIYRIVIGIVYAVFFLR, encoded by the coding sequence GTGACTATTTTCGAGGCCTTCATCCTGGGGCTCCTGGAGGGCCTGACCGAGTTTTTGCCCATCTCCTCCACCGGCCACCTGACCCTGGCCGCCCATTTGCTCAAGCTCGACATCGAAAACGACCCCTTCATCAAGAGCTTCATCATCGTGATTCAGCTTGGGGCCATCCTGGCCGTGCTGGCGCTGTACTTTAGGCGCTTTTTGCGGGATATGGAGGTGTGGAAGCGCATTATCGTGGCCTTCATTCCCACCGGCATTCTGGGTTTTTTGCTGGCCGATGTAATTGAAAATGTGTTCCTGGGCAACGACCTGATTGTGGTAGTAAACCTGATTGGGGTGGGTGTTCTTTTACTCTTTGTGGATCGCTGGCTGCAGCACCACAAGCGCTACGATGATGTCAACCAGATGCCCGTGCCTCAGGCGGTGTTGATTGGCCTGTTTCAGGCCGTGGCCATGATGCCGGGGGTCTCGCGCAGTGGGGCCACCATTGTGGGGGGCATGGCCCTGGGGATGTCGCGCAAGGCCGCCGCCGAGTTTTCCTTCATTCTGGCCGTGCCCACCATGCTCTCGGCCACCGGGTTCTCGCTGTTGCGCCACCTGAACGAGTTTAGAGCCGATAGCTGGGGGCTTTTGGCGGTGGGTTTTATCACCGCTTTTGTGGCCGCCTTACTCACGGTGCGCTGGCTTTTGGGCTTTGTCAGCCGCAATAGCTTCGTGCCTTTTGCCATCTACCGCATTGTGATTGGCATCGTGTACGCGGTGTTCTTTTTGCGCTAG
- the ispD gene encoding 2-C-methyl-D-erythritol 4-phosphate cytidylyltransferase, giving the protein MKVSVLLPAAGSGERIGRGPKAFLQVGGKTLLDWALEGFAWAHERVVALPPGRNLDVPGVKTVLGGPTRQQSVFNLLQAATGEMVLVHDVARPFVVSSAVERLLDAVRASGAATLAVPVPDTLVQEQEGQYGAVIPREHHRLVQTPQGFRREVLWNAHQKALAEGLEFTDDAQLVRWQGHPVALVEGDRRMFKITYPEDLLLAEGLAKVWNS; this is encoded by the coding sequence ATGAAAGTTTCGGTATTGTTGCCTGCCGCCGGTTCGGGCGAGCGAATCGGGCGGGGGCCCAAAGCGTTTTTGCAAGTGGGCGGCAAAACCCTTTTGGACTGGGCCCTCGAGGGGTTCGCCTGGGCCCATGAGCGGGTGGTGGCGCTGCCCCCAGGGCGTAATCTGGATGTGCCCGGCGTCAAGACGGTTCTGGGTGGCCCGACCCGCCAGCAAAGCGTGTTCAACCTGCTCCAGGCGGCTACGGGCGAGATGGTGTTGGTGCACGATGTAGCCCGGCCCTTTGTGGTGTCCTCTGCCGTCGAACGCTTGCTGGATGCGGTGCGGGCCTCTGGAGCGGCCACCCTGGCGGTGCCGGTGCCCGATACCCTGGTGCAAGAGCAGGAAGGCCAGTATGGAGCGGTGATTCCCCGCGAACACCACCGGCTGGTGCAGACCCCCCAGGGTTTTCGGCGAGAGGTGTTGTGGAACGCCCACCAAAAAGCCTTGGCGGAGGGCCTCGAGTTCACCGACGATGCCCAGTTGGTGCGCTGGCAAGGCCACCCCGTAGCGCTGGTGGAGGGTGACCGGCGGATGTTCAAAATCACCTACCCCGAGGATCTGCTGCTGGCCGAAGGGCTGGCCAAGGTATGGAACTCCTAG
- a CDS encoding HD domain-containing protein produces MWLRLKRLYKAFAPAQATPDDAWALAELSIEEAHLYKAMDVRDREHAVRVAKRLLERYPEAPGFAVRAALLHDSGKALRPYRPLERILTGLFSMEVPLEPLDKGLRGAWQIRRHHPEYAAMRILDPQVAQIVREHHQPQSLWAKRLHEVDEEF; encoded by the coding sequence GTGTGGCTACGTCTAAAGCGATTGTATAAAGCCTTTGCCCCGGCCCAGGCCACCCCGGACGATGCCTGGGCCCTGGCCGAGCTCAGCATCGAGGAGGCCCATCTGTACAAGGCCATGGACGTGCGCGACCGAGAGCACGCTGTGCGGGTGGCCAAACGCCTACTCGAGCGCTACCCAGAGGCTCCCGGTTTTGCCGTGCGAGCCGCCTTGCTACACGATAGCGGCAAGGCCTTGCGGCCCTACCGGCCTTTGGAGCGCATCCTAACCGGGCTTTTTAGTATGGAGGTTCCCCTCGAGCCCCTGGATAAAGGGCTGCGCGGGGCCTGGCAGATACGCCGCCACCACCCCGAGTACGCCGCCATGCGCATCCTCGACCCCCAGGTAGCCCAGATTGTGCGGGAGCACCACCAACCCCAAAGCCTCTGGGCCAAGCGGCTGCACGAGGTAGACGAAGAGTTTTGA
- the metK gene encoding methionine adenosyltransferase, whose product MQRLVTSESVTEGHPDKLADRISDAVLDAILAEDPKARVACETLVTTGLVMVAGEITTESYVDIPRLVRQTVLEVGYTRAKYGFDGDTCAVLTAIDEQSPDIAGGVNESWEWRVLGSRDEFDRVGAGDQGLMFGYATDETPELMPLPISLAHRLTRRLAEARKTGEIPYLRPDGKAQVTVVYEGQKPLYVSTALVSTQHSEEVEADQIHHDIRTKVIERAIPEQYLSKETQYLVNPSGKFVIGGPHGDTGLTGRKIIVDTYGGAVPHGGGAFSGKDPTKVDRSAAYYARYIAKNIVAAGLAKRALIELAYAIGKARPVGMRVETFGTGIVPDEKLTEAAQKVFDARPRAIIENLNLQRPIYTPTSAYGHFGREGFPWENTDKVEVLRRYLP is encoded by the coding sequence TTGCAACGACTGGTAACTTCGGAATCGGTGACGGAAGGACACCCCGACAAGCTGGCCGACCGCATCTCGGATGCGGTGCTGGATGCTATTCTGGCCGAAGACCCCAAGGCCCGGGTGGCTTGCGAGACCCTGGTGACCACGGGCTTGGTGATGGTAGCAGGCGAGATTACCACCGAGAGCTATGTGGACATTCCGCGCCTGGTGCGCCAAACCGTGCTCGAGGTAGGCTATACCCGGGCCAAATACGGCTTCGATGGCGACACCTGCGCGGTGCTCACCGCCATAGACGAGCAGTCGCCCGATATTGCCGGAGGGGTGAACGAGTCGTGGGAGTGGCGGGTGCTGGGCTCGAGGGACGAGTTCGACCGGGTGGGCGCGGGTGACCAGGGCCTGATGTTCGGCTACGCCACGGACGAGACCCCCGAGCTGATGCCGCTGCCCATCTCGCTGGCTCACCGGCTCACCCGCCGCCTGGCCGAAGCCCGCAAGACCGGCGAAATCCCCTATCTGCGCCCTGATGGTAAGGCCCAGGTGACGGTGGTCTATGAGGGCCAGAAGCCCTTGTATGTGAGCACGGCGCTGGTCTCCACCCAGCACTCCGAGGAGGTCGAGGCCGACCAGATTCACCACGACATCCGCACCAAGGTTATTGAGCGGGCCATCCCCGAACAGTACCTGAGCAAAGAAACCCAGTACCTGGTGAACCCCTCGGGCAAGTTTGTGATTGGCGGGCCGCACGGTGATACCGGCCTTACCGGGCGCAAAATTATCGTGGATACCTACGGGGGCGCCGTGCCCCACGGCGGAGGGGCTTTTAGCGGCAAGGATCCCACCAAGGTAGACCGTTCGGCGGCCTACTACGCCCGCTACATTGCCAAGAACATCGTGGCAGCCGGGTTGGCCAAACGCGCCCTGATCGAGCTGGCCTATGCCATCGGCAAAGCCCGCCCGGTGGGGATGCGGGTGGAGACTTTTGGTACGGGTATTGTGCCCGACGAAAAGCTGACCGAGGCCGCCCAAAAAGTCTTCGATGCCCGCCCTCGGGCCATCATCGAGAACCTGAACCTGCAGCGTCCCATCTACACCCCCACCTCGGCCTACGGGCACTTTGGCCGCGAGGGCTTCCCCTGGGAAAACACCGACAAGGTGGAGGTGTTGCGGCGATATCTGCCCTGA
- a CDS encoding MIP/aquaporin family protein, with the protein MNLRALLAEFLGVFALCFVGIGAIAATQGGDLMAVALAHGLAIGLSVVALGAISGGHFNPAVTFAMLITGRMTPVGAVGYWVAQLLGGLVAAFFIGALYGGTAVADGTPVPGANHTAIQALMMEVFLTFFLVSVIFGSAVFNNYSYAGLAIGLAITMDILAGGAISGAAMNPARVLGPAIIGGEWNAHWVYWAGPLVGAGLAALLYDFLYSKKADS; encoded by the coding sequence ATGAATCTACGCGCTCTTTTGGCAGAGTTTCTGGGTGTTTTTGCCTTGTGTTTTGTGGGAATAGGGGCTATTGCGGCCACCCAAGGCGGCGACTTGATGGCGGTGGCCCTGGCCCACGGACTGGCCATTGGCCTTTCGGTGGTGGCCTTGGGGGCTATCTCGGGAGGGCATTTCAACCCTGCCGTTACCTTTGCCATGCTCATCACCGGCCGCATGACCCCGGTGGGTGCGGTGGGCTACTGGGTGGCCCAACTGCTGGGGGGGCTGGTGGCGGCTTTCTTTATTGGCGCCCTCTATGGTGGTACCGCGGTGGCCGACGGAACCCCGGTTCCTGGCGCCAACCACACCGCCATCCAGGCCCTCATGATGGAGGTTTTCCTGACCTTCTTTTTGGTCTCGGTAATTTTTGGCTCGGCGGTGTTCAATAACTACAGCTACGCCGGTCTGGCCATTGGCCTGGCCATTACCATGGATATTCTGGCCGGAGGGGCCATCTCGGGGGCAGCCATGAACCCTGCCCGGGTACTTGGCCCCGCTATCATCGGCGGTGAGTGGAATGCCCACTGGGTCTACTGGGCCGGCCCGCTGGTGGGGGCAGGGCTGGCGGCCTTGCTCTACGACTTTTTGTATAGCAAGAAGGCCGATAGCTGA
- a CDS encoding nitronate monooxygenase, producing MGVSVSNWRLARTVSLLGQLGVVSGTAMDTVMVRRLQDGDPGGLVRRALAAFPFQQWVKPVLDKYFQPEGRGGQPYKRIPMPSRLGDTASQILHVLGGYVEVFLAKEGHTGLVGINLLTKLQIPTLGTLYGAMLAKVDYVLMGAGIPREIPEALDKLAAGETASLKLDVTGWTGTEPPRLQFNPLEVAGQAQTLKRPNFLPIIASNSLATLLARKVTGTIQGFVIEGPTAGGHNAPPRGTPVFDERGQPVYGERDVVDLEQIKALGLPFWLAGGTGSPEALEEALSRGAAGIQVGTLFAYSQESGFEAGLKARVLEQAAKGEVRVFTDPKASPTGFPFKVAEVAGTLSQPEVYQRRRRVCDLGYLREAYQTPEGKIGFRCASEPIDQYLAKGGDLANTEGRKCLCNALLAAVGQGQVQKNGDLEPPLITSGDDLERIGRFVARYGTRYSARDVVAYLLGKTALAEPKAEQFAANS from the coding sequence ATGGGTGTGTCTGTTTCTAACTGGCGTCTGGCCAGAACCGTCTCGTTGCTGGGGCAACTGGGGGTGGTTTCGGGTACGGCCATGGATACCGTAATGGTGCGGCGGCTACAGGATGGCGATCCCGGTGGCCTGGTGCGCCGGGCCTTGGCTGCGTTTCCTTTTCAGCAATGGGTAAAGCCTGTACTGGACAAATATTTCCAGCCCGAAGGGCGGGGGGGGCAGCCCTATAAACGAATCCCCATGCCCAGCCGTTTGGGCGATACCGCCTCGCAAATCCTGCACGTGCTAGGGGGCTACGTAGAGGTATTTTTAGCCAAGGAGGGTCATACCGGACTGGTTGGCATCAATCTCCTCACCAAGTTGCAAATCCCGACCCTGGGAACGCTATATGGGGCCATGTTGGCCAAGGTGGACTACGTACTGATGGGTGCCGGTATTCCCCGCGAGATTCCGGAGGCCCTGGACAAGCTGGCTGCCGGAGAGACGGCCTCCCTCAAGCTGGACGTAACCGGTTGGACGGGTACAGAGCCTCCCCGGCTCCAATTCAATCCACTGGAAGTGGCCGGTCAGGCTCAAACCCTCAAGCGCCCTAACTTTCTACCCATCATTGCTTCAAACTCCCTGGCCACCCTGCTGGCCCGCAAGGTGACGGGAACCATTCAGGGCTTTGTAATCGAGGGCCCCACGGCGGGCGGGCACAATGCGCCCCCTCGAGGCACGCCGGTTTTTGACGAGCGGGGGCAGCCGGTGTACGGGGAGCGGGATGTGGTAGACCTCGAGCAGATCAAAGCCCTAGGCCTGCCCTTCTGGCTGGCAGGCGGCACCGGCTCGCCCGAAGCCCTGGAAGAGGCCTTGAGCCGGGGAGCAGCGGGCATCCAGGTAGGCACGCTCTTTGCCTACAGCCAGGAGTCCGGCTTCGAGGCGGGCCTGAAGGCGCGGGTACTGGAGCAGGCCGCCAAAGGTGAGGTGCGGGTTTTTACCGACCCCAAAGCCTCGCCCACCGGATTCCCGTTCAAGGTAGCAGAGGTAGCGGGCACGCTCTCGCAACCGGAGGTCTACCAGCGCCGCAGGCGGGTTTGCGACCTGGGCTATTTGCGCGAAGCCTACCAGACCCCCGAAGGAAAAATCGGCTTCCGCTGCGCTTCTGAGCCCATTGACCAGTACCTGGCCAAAGGAGGCGACCTGGCCAACACCGAGGGGCGCAAATGCTTGTGCAATGCGCTCCTGGCAGCGGTGGGACAGGGCCAGGTGCAAAAAAATGGCGACCTCGAGCCGCCCCTCATCACAAGCGGGGATGACCTGGAGCGCATAGGCCGCTTTGTGGCCCGGTACGGCACCCGCTACAGCGCCCGCGATGTGGTGGCCTACTTGCTGGGGAAAACCGCTTTGGCAGAACCCAAAGCCGAGCAGTTTGCGGCCAACAGCTAG
- a CDS encoding GntR family transcriptional regulator, with amino-acid sequence MAHFQRPHSVREAAYAHLRGAILAGSLLPGARISEPGLAQELGISRTPVREALQRLAQEGLVELLPGKGARVRVLSAEEVLEVYEVRALLEGEAAFLAANNATEAELNRLETLLQTLDALPAEDYAHQMQVDFDFHTGLVEAAHNKTLARIYADLRSSLTLVRSFQQTLSQHPKTREQHRAILAALEAHNPEQAAQAARAHVRYFRDLVLESLGDQH; translated from the coding sequence ATGGCCCACTTCCAGCGTCCCCACTCGGTGCGTGAAGCGGCCTATGCGCACCTGCGGGGGGCAATTCTGGCGGGTTCCTTGCTGCCGGGGGCGCGCATTTCTGAGCCGGGCTTGGCGCAGGAGCTTGGTATCAGCCGCACCCCGGTGCGGGAGGCCCTGCAGCGCCTAGCACAGGAAGGGCTGGTAGAGCTGCTGCCGGGGAAGGGGGCGCGGGTACGGGTGCTCTCGGCAGAAGAAGTGCTCGAGGTCTACGAGGTGCGGGCTTTGTTGGAGGGAGAAGCAGCTTTTCTGGCAGCAAACAACGCGACCGAGGCCGAGCTAAACCGGCTGGAAACCCTTTTGCAAACGCTGGATGCCCTACCGGCCGAAGACTATGCCCATCAGATGCAAGTAGACTTCGACTTTCACACGGGCTTAGTCGAAGCCGCCCACAACAAGACGCTGGCCCGCATCTATGCCGACCTGCGCTCGAGCCTGACCCTGGTGCGTTCGTTCCAGCAGACCCTTTCCCAGCACCCTAAAACCCGCGAGCAGCACCGGGCCATTCTCGCGGCCCTCGAGGCCCATAACCCAGAGCAGGCCGCCCAGGCTGCTCGAGCCCATGTGCGCTACTTTCGAGATCTGGTGCTGGAAAGCCTAGGGGATCAGCACTGA
- the pruA gene encoding L-glutamate gamma-semialdehyde dehydrogenase produces MTTEPYRPEPIETFQSPEAFEAMRKALAEVRAQFGRHYPLIIGGEKVHTQATITSTNPSNPTEVIGVSAKAGIAEADAALDAAWRAFKSWKDWPQEHRSRVLLKAAQIMKRRQRELEAWLVYEIGKNWVEAAADVAEAIDFIRYYALSALKYKDGAPVVPYPGEDNEAFYIPLGVGVVIAPWNFPLAILTGMTVAPLAVGNCVVSKPAEDTVVIAAKLFEILEEAGLPAGVANFLPGSGSEVGAYLVQHPRTRFINFTGSLEVGLQINERAAKLSPGQVWLKRVFLELGGKDGLIVDETADLAAAAQATVQSAFGFQGQKCSAASRLIVVDAVHDLLMEQVLDRTESLIVGPAEENPDMGPVASAQQEKTVLSYIEIGQQEAKLALGGRRLEGSGFFISPTIFNQVSPDARIAQEEIFGPVLSVIRVPDFEAALEVANGTRYGLTGGVFSRKRERLERARREFHVGNLYFNRKITGALVGVQPFGGFNLSGTDTKAGGPDYLLNFLQMKSVTERF; encoded by the coding sequence ATGACCACCGAACCCTACCGCCCCGAACCCATCGAAACCTTCCAGAGCCCCGAGGCCTTTGAGGCCATGCGCAAGGCCCTGGCCGAGGTGCGGGCCCAGTTTGGCCGCCACTACCCCCTCATTATTGGGGGCGAGAAAGTCCATACCCAGGCCACCATCACCTCTACCAACCCCTCCAACCCCACAGAAGTGATTGGGGTGAGCGCCAAAGCCGGTATTGCCGAGGCCGACGCTGCACTGGACGCAGCCTGGCGGGCTTTCAAGAGCTGGAAGGACTGGCCCCAGGAGCACCGCAGCCGGGTTTTGCTGAAGGCGGCCCAGATCATGAAGCGCCGCCAGCGCGAGCTCGAGGCCTGGCTGGTCTACGAGATCGGCAAGAACTGGGTGGAGGCTGCTGCCGATGTGGCCGAGGCCATCGACTTTATTCGCTACTACGCCCTCTCGGCCCTCAAGTACAAGGACGGCGCCCCGGTAGTGCCCTATCCGGGCGAGGACAACGAGGCCTTCTACATACCGCTGGGAGTGGGGGTGGTAATTGCCCCCTGGAACTTCCCCCTGGCCATCCTGACCGGCATGACCGTGGCCCCCCTGGCGGTGGGCAACTGCGTGGTCTCCAAACCTGCCGAAGACACCGTGGTCATTGCGGCCAAGCTCTTCGAGATTCTGGAAGAAGCCGGCCTCCCCGCCGGGGTGGCCAACTTTCTGCCGGGGTCGGGCAGCGAAGTGGGGGCCTATCTGGTGCAGCATCCCCGCACCCGCTTCATTAATTTCACCGGCTCGCTCGAGGTCGGTCTTCAGATTAACGAGCGGGCGGCCAAGCTTTCGCCGGGGCAAGTCTGGCTCAAGCGGGTGTTTTTGGAGCTGGGCGGTAAGGATGGCCTGATTGTGGACGAGACCGCCGACTTAGCCGCGGCGGCTCAGGCCACGGTGCAGAGCGCATTCGGCTTCCAGGGGCAGAAGTGCTCGGCGGCCTCGAGGCTGATTGTGGTGGATGCCGTGCACGACCTGCTGATGGAACAGGTGCTGGATCGCACCGAAAGCCTGATTGTGGGCCCCGCCGAGGAGAACCCCGATATGGGGCCGGTGGCCAGCGCCCAGCAGGAAAAGACCGTGCTCTCTTACATCGAGATCGGGCAGCAGGAAGCCAAGCTGGCCCTGGGGGGGCGCCGGCTCGAGGGTAGTGGCTTTTTCATCTCGCCGACCATTTTCAATCAGGTCTCGCCCGATGCCCGCATCGCCCAGGAGGAAATCTTTGGCCCGGTGCTCTCGGTGATTCGCGTGCCCGACTTCGAGGCCGCGCTCGAGGTGGCCAACGGAACGCGCTATGGCCTCACGGGCGGGGTGTTCTCGCGTAAGCGCGAACGCCTGGAGCGGGCCCGCCGCGAGTTCCACGTGGGCAACCTGTACTTCAACCGCAAAATTACCGGCGCCCTGGTGGGCGTACAGCCCTTTGGCGGCTTCAATCTTTCGGGCACCGATACCAAGGCCGGAGGGCCCGATTACCTGCTTAACTTCCTGCAGATGAAGAGCGTGACCGAGCGGTTCTAA
- a CDS encoding proline dehydrogenase, whose amino-acid sequence MDFNQGYRSLVLALAQNPRIQNLVLTRGRRFARRFIAGDTLEEALRVVEKLEQDGIHAILDLLGEMVRSEAEAQKFQGEIIRLVQAFGALPYPRYVALKLTQLGLDLSEDLAYSLMQQILTEAQKVDCFVRIDMEDSPRVEATLRVYRRLHQAGFGNVGVVLQSYLKRSEQDLQNLIPLKTPVRIVKGAYKEPPEVAFQDKRMVDAQYVLLCKKALENGLYTAIASHDPQIIQEMKRWTAQMGIGRDRFEFQLLYGVRRDEQKKLAAEGYTVRAYVPYGTDWYPYFSRRIAERPENLLFVARSLIQG is encoded by the coding sequence ATGGACTTTAATCAAGGCTACCGTTCGCTGGTACTGGCCTTAGCCCAGAACCCACGCATCCAAAACCTGGTGCTAACCCGGGGGCGCCGCTTTGCCCGCCGCTTTATTGCCGGCGATACCCTGGAAGAGGCCCTACGGGTGGTGGAAAAGCTCGAGCAGGACGGTATCCATGCCATTCTGGACTTGCTGGGGGAGATGGTCAGATCTGAAGCCGAAGCACAAAAATTTCAGGGCGAGATTATCCGGTTGGTGCAGGCTTTTGGGGCACTGCCCTACCCGAGGTACGTGGCTCTCAAGCTCACCCAACTGGGGCTCGACCTCTCCGAAGACCTGGCTTATTCCCTAATGCAGCAGATACTGACCGAGGCGCAGAAGGTGGACTGTTTTGTACGGATTGACATGGAGGATAGCCCCCGGGTAGAGGCAACCCTGCGGGTCTACCGGCGTTTGCACCAGGCCGGCTTTGGCAATGTGGGGGTGGTGCTGCAAAGCTATCTCAAGCGCAGCGAACAAGACCTGCAAAACCTGATACCGCTCAAAACCCCGGTACGCATTGTAAAAGGCGCTTACAAAGAGCCCCCCGAGGTAGCCTTCCAGGACAAGCGCATGGTGGATGCCCAGTACGTGCTGCTGTGCAAGAAAGCGTTGGAAAACGGCCTCTATACCGCCATTGCCAGCCACGATCCCCAGATTATCCAGGAAATGAAGCGCTGGACCGCGCAAATGGGCATCGGGCGTGACCGCTTCGAGTTCCAACTGCTCTATGGCGTGCGCCGCGACGAGCAGAAAAAACTGGCAGCCGAGGGCTACACCGTGCGGGCTTACGTTCCCTACGGCACCGACTGGTACCCCTACTTTTCGCGCCGCATCGCCGAAAGGCCCGAAAACCTCTTGTTTGTGGCCCGCAGCCTAATTCAGGGATAG
- a CDS encoding VWA domain-containing protein codes for MGFELPFLLSVLLLIPLLVWVYWRRVRDGTASAHVLYPNVTQLARIAEPRWKRHLSAGLYGLALVLALVALARPQAVIPAPDNLATVIVTIDISRSMRAQDIEPDRFTAAKKEAQNFVRSLPDGAKVGLVSFAGYATLEVEPTTDHQRVIDQIDLLQMARRTAIGDGLLESLKAIPKDENDKPLGPSTVVLLSDGRTNAGIDPLEVTPFAKDMGVVVHTIGLGRRSNPSDPDQQWGGFWMQFDEETLRSIAESTGGQYYAAESAEALRQAYRNLGRVVGWKPQRTEVSGLFGLAAGVLLASSLLISNLRRQVI; via the coding sequence GTGGGGTTCGAGCTGCCGTTTCTGCTATCGGTACTGCTGCTGATACCGCTGCTGGTATGGGTTTACTGGCGCAGGGTGCGAGACGGAACGGCCAGTGCGCACGTGCTTTACCCCAATGTGACCCAGTTAGCCCGCATCGCCGAGCCGCGCTGGAAGCGCCACCTGAGCGCAGGGTTGTACGGCCTGGCATTGGTGCTGGCTTTGGTGGCGTTGGCCCGTCCCCAGGCCGTTATTCCGGCGCCCGACAACCTGGCCACCGTTATTGTGACTATAGACATCAGCCGCTCGATGCGAGCGCAGGACATCGAGCCGGATCGCTTTACGGCGGCCAAAAAGGAGGCCCAGAACTTTGTGCGCTCCCTGCCCGACGGGGCCAAGGTGGGGCTGGTGAGTTTTGCCGGCTATGCGACCCTGGAAGTAGAACCCACCACCGACCACCAGCGCGTTATCGACCAGATTGACCTTTTACAAATGGCCCGACGTACAGCCATTGGGGATGGACTATTGGAGAGTCTCAAGGCCATTCCCAAGGATGAAAACGACAAGCCCTTGGGGCCTTCTACTGTGGTTTTGCTATCCGATGGTCGAACCAATGCCGGCATAGATCCCCTCGAGGTAACCCCTTTTGCCAAGGATATGGGGGTGGTGGTGCACACCATCGGGCTGGGCCGGCGTAGTAACCCTAGCGACCCCGACCAACAGTGGGGCGGCTTTTGGATGCAATTCGACGAAGAAACCCTGCGCTCGATTGCCGAGTCCACCGGCGGCCAGTACTACGCAGCGGAGTCTGCCGAAGCCCTGCGGCAGGCCTATCGCAACCTGGGCCGGGTGGTGGGCTGGAAACCGCAGCGCACCGAGGTGAGCGGTCTGTTTGGGCTGGCGGCGGGGGTGTTGTTGGCCTCGAGTTTGCTAATTTCCAACCTGCGCCGTCAGGTGATTTAG